From a region of the Paenibacillus sp. FSL R10-2734 genome:
- the gpmA gene encoding 2,3-diphosphoglycerate-dependent phosphoglycerate mutase gives MYEIVLIRHGESQYNVQNLFTGWSDPDLTDKGIQEAKAAGKLLKDSGYTFDLAFASVLKRSIKTLNYALEEMDLLWIPVQKSWKLNERHYGALQGLSKSETAIKYGDAQLHLWRRSLSVRPPMLELDDPRYPGNDIRYSNVRPEDIPCGESLEDTVHRVGDFWRNRIVPLVRKKERVLISAHGNTLRALIKFMEDIDESELLELNIPTGVPLVYKLDEDINPISRFYLGDPEQVAAKALDVAKQGHV, from the coding sequence ATGTACGAAATCGTGCTTATACGACATGGTGAAAGCCAGTACAATGTGCAGAATTTATTTACGGGCTGGAGCGACCCAGATTTAACTGACAAAGGTATTCAAGAGGCAAAGGCCGCAGGAAAGCTGTTGAAGGATTCGGGGTATACGTTTGATCTAGCTTTTGCTTCAGTGCTAAAGCGGTCGATCAAGACACTCAACTATGCACTTGAAGAGATGGATCTGCTGTGGATTCCCGTACAAAAGTCTTGGAAGCTGAACGAAAGGCATTATGGCGCACTCCAGGGATTAAGTAAAAGTGAGACGGCGATCAAATACGGTGATGCTCAGCTGCATCTATGGAGACGGAGTTTATCGGTTCGGCCTCCGATGCTGGAGTTGGATGATCCCCGGTATCCCGGAAACGATATCCGTTACAGTAATGTTCGTCCGGAAGATATCCCGTGCGGAGAGAGTCTGGAGGACACCGTTCATCGTGTGGGCGATTTCTGGAGAAACCGAATTGTACCCCTTGTGCGTAAAAAAGAACGGGTGCTTATTTCAGCCCATGGCAATACGCTGCGAGCGTTGATCAAATTTATGGAGGATATTGATGAGTCGGAGCTGCTGGAGCTCAATATTCCAACCGGAGTACCACTGGTGTATAAACTCGATGAGGACATTAATCCAATCAGCCGTTTTTATTTAGGAGATCCGGAACAAGTGGCGGCCAAGGCGCTTGATGTCGCTAAGCAGGGACATGTGTAA
- a CDS encoding AraC family transcriptional regulator: MLHASPSSFVILPALAKIVCEPSWKWQKREKSLQNYDLFYVWSGEGTVVRNGEPFQVGKGSCFLFRPGDHTSATHNPQKPLVLTYIHFDVTGEVTDIPLPYRELIETVEFEHLLARYVRLFLVDTYAAEEEGQLVLKQLMIHLLREDRVKPVERYVSNHLTEIIHEIANYVSQHPGVSHRVEDLAARAGLSPRYFSIKFKELTGSSVQSYVIRARIERAQHLLLYAGMNVTEVADALGYRDIFFFSRQFKQYTGKSPSEIR; this comes from the coding sequence ATGCTGCACGCATCGCCATCCTCTTTTGTTATATTACCTGCCTTGGCGAAGATTGTGTGCGAACCAAGCTGGAAATGGCAAAAAAGAGAGAAGTCGCTGCAAAATTATGATTTATTCTATGTATGGAGCGGGGAAGGCACGGTTGTACGTAACGGGGAACCTTTCCAAGTGGGTAAGGGAAGCTGCTTCTTGTTTCGTCCGGGTGACCATACAAGCGCTACACATAATCCGCAAAAGCCGCTTGTCCTTACATATATTCATTTTGATGTCACCGGAGAGGTGACGGATATCCCGCTGCCCTATCGTGAACTTATAGAAACGGTTGAATTTGAACATCTGCTTGCTCGTTACGTTCGGCTATTCCTAGTGGATACCTACGCAGCTGAGGAAGAAGGGCAGCTCGTTCTAAAACAACTAATGATTCATCTGCTTAGGGAGGACCGTGTGAAGCCTGTAGAACGTTATGTTAGCAACCATTTGACGGAAATCATTCATGAAATAGCGAACTATGTGAGCCAACATCCCGGGGTTTCGCATCGCGTAGAAGACCTTGCTGCACGTGCGGGGTTATCGCCGCGGTATTTCTCAATCAAGTTTAAGGAGCTTACAGGCTCCTCTGTTCAATCCTATGTAATCCGTGCCCGGATTGAGCGTGCTCAGCATTTGCTGTTGTACGCCGGAATGAATGTTACTGAGGTAGCAGATGCGCTTGGATACCGTGACATTTTCTTTTTTAGCCGCCAGTTTAAGCAGTATACCGGAAAAAGTCCATCTGAGATTCGCTGA